The window ATGTCCAGCAACTTGTGGAAATGAACGAGGTCCCGCGCATATGTACCATGCGGACACCAGGCGAAGCCATAGTCACTGCATTCACGTTGTTAGCACAGAGTTGGCTATTACTCAATTGTCTCGAACGAATAGCAGTGTAATGGGGCAACTCACCCTCCTGGCAGAACGATAATTCCACGGCGATGCATCTCCCTTAATGCCGCAATAGCGATTTCAGTCTCCCTCTTATAGCCCATGGTCTCTGCAGCGTTGAAGCTATATCCAAAGGGCTCAGCATCATAGAGAGTCGCCCAGAGCCAGTTAATTGCAGGAGCGACGACAATAtggtccttcttctcctcgagGAGCTTCATGCCTATCTCTGACATTTAGCATTAACAGACACCAATCcaaaactaaattttaaatcGTACCTTCGTCACAAGTATATGAGGCGTGGAAAATAACGTCGACGTCGTATTTTGCGGACTGGATGACAGACTCCCGGGCTCTGGCATGGGTGCAGACTCGTTTACCTAACTTGTGCGCCTCCTCGGTAGCTATCTTGGTTTCCTCCTCTGTGTAATAGCAGTCTTCGGCCGAACGAATCTCAGTGATAGCCTCCCCGGACATactaagctttatattatcaGCGCCAAGATCTGCGATAGACTTGACAATGCGGCGGAAGTCTAATTCTTGGTTAGCCAAATATCGTGCTACTGGGCTGTTGAACTAACCATCAACCTTGTCTGCCATGAAACTGATATCGGGACTCAGTTCGCCATCTGTTTTGGCAATCTCACGCGCGTTTGCAAGGGAACGAGGCCCGGGGATAGATCCGGCGTTGATAGCATCCCGAACAGCTATGTCGAGGTGATCttttgcagccgcagcaccaAAGCACCTAGCGGCACGTAATTAATTACTGGCTCGATTTCTACAAAGATGGGATACTTACATAGTATAACCAGAGTCTAGGTAGCACTTCGCATTTTGCTCTGTCAGCAGTAAATGCTCCTCGGCATTCATTTTCCCAAGCTGATTAATATCACCACCGTTCCAAGTCATGTGTGTATGGGCATCCCCGAGACCAGACATGATAGTGCGACCTTTTCCATCGCATACAGTAACACTCGGGTCTCTCTTCAGTTCAATTTCGTTGGGAATGTTTCCAACGCGTACGATACGCTCACCTATTTGTATTAGTTGCTCTTTGCTTTAATAGTCTGAGCACTTAGGCACGAACCTTGGATGTATACGGAACCTATGTAAGGTTCGCGACCGCTTGACTCGATAATATTTACATTTACAAAGAGAATTTTGGAGGCCGGGTCCGTACCCTGAATTTCGTAGTTTGGTGGCAGAAGCTCGGGCTTGACTTTGTACGCTTGGATGGGGTCTACATTTCGTGGTGGTCCCTGGTAAGCCTGCTCAGAAGTGGTCTTGAGATTATCCAGTGAAAACGCTGGCCACGAAACCATGTTTAAAAAATTTTCTTTGGTTATTTGAAAAATAAAGTCAATTGTATAAGGGCAAAtacagagaagaagcttgtACGCTGATTGTAAATACAGATCATACAATTTTATCTGTGAACCTATATGCTTCAACCCAAAACAGCGAATGAATTCCTACAGGATCTAGGTAGGATGCACTTTTGTCCGGACATAAAATCCATTGATTCCCGGCAAGCGGGTATTTGTAAAAGAGGGACCGTAAGAGAAATATTCACGTACAATAGTGAAACAAAAGCATATTTTCTCATAGCCGATGACACCCCTTCCTCATGTGTATGCTAGTTCGACAATGAGTTGGCAGAGCCATTTATATCCTCTTGTTGAATACTTTTCTCACTGACTATAACAAATAGCTGCTCTGAGATATCTGATGAGAAAACCGAGAAGTAAATGAAATGCTATACTGCAAGTTCGTTGTAGTGCGCGTAATAGTTGTAGCTTATGTATGCTGATTATTTGCAGATTGTTTGCACTTCCTTGCTTTTATTACCCATTTGTCAGGTCATATAAAACGCGGGGTAGAGAAACGTAGATGGGTAGCATCGCTTAGGTTACCGTTGCAGCTCAATGTATATAAGAGCTGCAGGAGGCAACGATTAGCGAAAGTACCATTTACGGAGtagaaaatatagtataaggtAGCTATTATTGAGGATCAGAAAAAGCACCATAGTGAAAAGTATGGAATCAAATTAATGATCGGTTGCATAGCTTATCATAGCGAGAAACGTGCTCTTACCTcaagattataatataatgagAGTTACTTTAGGCGTTTGCAGAGTACCGACTTGATAGCATGTTTGTAACTCTTGATACTTCTAGGTAAGCATACCAGCTGGTGAATCGAATTCTTTTTACAGGAGGCAATGGTTTGATTTAACTCCTAAGATACATATATAGTGTAGAGATTGTGTCAAACATCTGTATCGACTCTCGTCTGGAGCGAGCCGAGTATTAATTCAGCTAGAGACGCTTGAGGGTTATCAAATCGTACAGTTAATGTAAGCAATAGAGGCGGCAACTGGCAGTTGGAATTGCACATGCTTTATTATTTCGCCTTCCCCTTGTCCACTTGGCTTGCCATTTGTACCTCCCAAAACTTTCTATACCTCTCCACACTCTCTTGACCATCGCCTTTGTCTTCTAGCACACATCGAAGCCACTCTTCATCAGGCTCTGATAATATGTGGCAGTCAGGCACTGCACCAGCATCGAGCAGGATCTGAACAATGTCCCAATTGCCCGCAATAACGGCCGCGTTTAGGGCACTGCAATATTTCCCGCTTCGGGCGTTGACATGGGCTCCTTTGCTTAACAGCAAGCTGACGGAGGCCGTTTTGCCTGAGTATGCTGCTGCCTGTAAAGCCGAGCCGTATTTTCCACCTTGTGCATTGACGTTGATGTTGGAGCAAGTCTCGAAAAGAAGCTCCGCCCCGGGGGCACTAAAATACACAATTTTGCTCTCGTATAGTATGTCTGAATGTACGGTAAACGCCATCTGGAGGGGCGTGCCGTATTCACCGATTACAAGATTGGGGTCAGCACCATGCCGAAGCAAGAGTCGAATCCTGCTGGCCCAATCGACCGAGCGATGCATACCCCCTGCATCGTTCCAATCACTGCTATCTTCGTCTGTTGCATCGAACAAGTCTGTAATACTACTTGTATCTTCATCCCAATAAAATTCACTGCTGTTCCAAAAAAGCCGCAGTGAAGCGTGGAGGGCCGAGCCATAGGAGCCATGCGGGTCGTTCACATCAACGCCCAGCTCAAGCAATAGTCTCACCAGGCCATCACCCGCACTCTCTGACTGCGTAGCTGCGTGCCAAGCTCCATTGTTTCGCGCATGGATATCAGCACCATGTTTGAGGAGCAAACGTACTACTTGAGTATGACCTCCTGCGCAGGCAGCCTGGAATGCAGTGCCGTGGTAACCGCCTTCAAGATTCACATCAGCACCGTTATCAAGCAGTAGTTGCGCTATCCATGAATCTCCGACTGCGCAAGCTGCTTGAAGCGCCGTGCCATATCGTCCACCCTGCGCGTTCACAGCAACGCCATGGTTGATCAAGAAGCGCACTATGTCTCTGTATTGTATAGCGCAGGCTGCCTGGAGCACCGTCCCATAATAGCCACCTGTGGCATGCACGTCAGCGCCATGGTTCAGAAGCATCTGCAGTACTTCTAGATTGCGCGCCTGGTCAAATGTAGCTATGCACGCTGCTTGCAAGGCGTTGCCGTACTCTCCTCCTTGAGCATTCACATCAGCGCCTTTCTCTAGCAGCATCTGTACAATATAATTCGGGACGTGGCAGTTCCCGCAGGCCGCCTGTAATGCCGTGCCGTATTCGCCCCCTTGAATAGAGACATCAGCGCCCTGATcaattaaaagctttatgACTTCGGCAAACTCTTTCTTATTGATTAAAGATGCACTATTGCACGCAGCTTGTAGAGCCGTGCCAAATCTACGCCCCTGAGCGTTAGGATCTGCGCCGAGGTTAAGTAAGTACTTGATTAGCTCAACATTAGGATCGCGCTGTGCTATTGCCGCTTGGAGTGGGTAGTCGTCCTGCCCAGCCAGTTCATTCACGTTTGCACCTCGGTCGAGCAGCAGTTGGGATACCTTCCTGTATCCAAATCGTATTGCCACATAGAGTGCCGCTGTTAGAGAACTGTTAGCATCCATACCGACACCGGCGCCGTTGTCGAACAGAAAACGCAGACAGTCTGCAATATGTGACTGTCCTCTCCATGGAAACCATGATTCGGGATTGTATTGTATCTTTCTGAATGGACTGTTGACATCTGCTCCATGACTCAAAAGAAGCTTGAGCACATCAAGATGGCCACCCCATAGCGCAGCTCGCAGCGCTGATTCCAATTTACCAGCAAGTGTATTAGTTTCAGCGCCGTAATCCAGTAAAAGACCTACAATGGCCGCATCTCCTTGCTCTGCTACCCTTGCTAAACAGTCGTGCATTTGGGCGCCATTATCCAAAAAGAGTTTCGTGACGCTCTTTCGACGACTAATCGTCGCATGACGGAGCCCCTCATCTAAATCCACTTGCGTGAGATATTTGCTAACACCGACACCACCTGAAATCAAGATTTCAGTGAGTTGGCGGAAGCCCCGTAAGGCAGTATAACAATGAGGTCGCCAAATCAAAACTTTGTTTGGATAATAATTGCCAGCAATAGTGACAAGGCTCTGGCTGCGGATTGACAGCGAGAGAACAGCATTTCGTGAAACTTCAGGTGGCCAGGATGCCTGAGGAATCATTTCGAGATGCTCCGCCCAGTTACGGGATGCGTATTCCATCAATTTCTTCTTGTAATAATTGTTATGCTGATTGAAGTTCGATATCCTTGTCATTGAGCTTCTATGTAAGTGATAGGCGAGACACAGGCGTCCGATATGCATGTGAGCATCAGACTCCGTAAATGCAAAGCTAGATGCAGGGCCCTGAAAGATTCGGTCAGATGTCAAGTACTCTTTGATTGAAAAGTGAGCCAGTCAAACATGGAGATCCTTTCTGCGTTCTCCGCGGGTTTCCCAAGCATTGCCTCCTTGGACAACTATAAGTCCAGGAAAGTACTTTAGCACGTCTACTGGAGAAAATAGGGGAGAAATCTCCTCAAATCCATCATTAGGCGTAGATGGCAGTACAAAGATCTCGGCAAGCAGACCAATCTTTAGGGGCTCAATTGAACAGGCAAGCCATTTCAGCGATGCTATAACTGGTGGTTTGAAAGCTTCATCTATATTTTGGAGCATTCTGTTATAGGTCAAATCAAGTCCACTGGGTAGATCTTGGAGAGCTTTGCGGACGGCATCCGCAGAGGATAATTTCTGCAAGTTTTCGAATTGACAGCGGATATACTGAAACCTTAATTGGGAGTGAGCGAGACTATTGCTGGTAAATTAAGGCGTGACTTACATGCCATCCGCTTTCTCCATCAGCAcactttttgtttcttctttaatactCTTTGGCCATGTATCGTAATCAGCATCGGCCAAAATGGAATCGATATACTGCGCAATATCATTGTTAAGGACCCCGATTTGGTAAGATAAATCGATCTCTTCTGCCCAGGGCATGGATAGAAAAGGTCTAATGGCCTTGTCTATATCTACCTCCTTGCGGCTTGTACAAAACATGTGAAGGCTATCGGGCGCTGCTTTCAGGATATGGTGTAAGCTATTAAggagcttcttcctttcgTCGTTAATCATTGGACACTCATCCAAAGCATCGATAATAATATACACAGCTGAAAATCCCTGCATAGAGGCGATTAGCGCTTCTATTAACGTTTCTGTATCCGGACGGCCACCCCCATGTTTATACTCGCCAAGGCTTTGGATAGCCTGTGGTATATGTGGCCGACGAGCACTAATCTGTTTTatgagagatgagagcaTTCCATCGACTTTCTGCTTCTGGGAGTCgctaaagctaaaataaaaataagcgaGCACACTTGCAGCATTCCTCTTGTGTTGGTCCTGCAGATGCTTGATCACAGAAGAGCTTAATATAGACTTCCCAGAGCCAGCTACAAAGCTGTTAGATAGTCCGAAcggataaataaaataacagGCAGCTGTTCTCTAGACATACCTTTCCCATGGAGCCATAAAAAAGACTTGAGCGCGATACTCTTCTCCCACTCCTTGAATATCTTTCTCCGATTTATGAGCCACTCGCTCGTCCCATCTATGTGCTTATGGCGAGCACTATTATAAAGCTCGGTGTGGTCAATATTGCACAGCCATTTGAGCAGATCGATACGGCCTTTCTGATCTTGTGCCTCTCGAACAGCTCGCTCTAATTTAGAGACGTCTGTCCCTATGGTAAACCAGAGGCTCATTGCTTCCTTGTGCCGGTTATGGGACGCCAAACATTCATTGTCGTACTGAATATCGCGCCATATCACACATAATGTAGCAAACGTAGTCTCTTGTGCACGAATTTCATCAATCAGCTGGTCCCAATCATTTCGCTTCATAATATCTAGGCAAAAGCGAGATGCAGAGCTGTCAGTAAAGTAGCAGTAAGCCCTGGCTTGAAATTTCAAAATCTGTCGATAGAGCCGTTCTAAACCGTTCTTATACTCGCGGTGAGAGTGTTGAAAAGGCTGATCCTCGTGAGTCTTCGACCCATAGCGACGAATGTAgagctcttctctcattcGGCTCTGAGCGATAAGGGTTGAGATGAATTCTAGCCCTTTTGCCAAGGATGCCATTTGCGTTGATGgattaataaagagctagagttattattaataagttgTCTCTAGCTACACGTATCTCGCAACTTGACTTACCGGCAGCAACATACTAATACCAGCCCAAGCTAAAAGATGTAGAAGAGTGTAGACTCATGGCGTCAGCAACATATTCGTTGGTCAAACTCACAATCCCTAGAATAGGCTGCACGAGATCTCTGACTTCGACCTCAGAGCTTCTAAACTTCAATTTCCATGTATTGGCATTGACCTCATCCATTTTGTACTTCAAGATCGTCTGTATTCGATCTCTTATGCTGGCGTTTGACATTGAGCCTAACCCGGCGACCATATTCCCTTGGAGCTTTCTCTCATACTCTTTGATGAGcgcgccatcttcttctcgcagCTTCTCATATGCTACATTCCAAAGTTCTTTGATTGGCGCCTCATCGGATTGGACCTTGACCAATTTCTGCTTCTGGGACGCAGCAGAATTGGAGTCCGGTGTGCTATGCTGGTCCTCGGATCTTAGCCATCCTGGTAGCTTCCCTTGGAGATTCTTTAAACTTCGTTTCAAGCCCCGCCGCGCCATCTAGTATTGGTTGCAATGATATGATCCGAGGGCTGTCTAAACTCCGAAAGTCGCATGCATTAAAGTGTGAGGGCGGTCGGTTGGCAGGGCCCCGCCCGAAGATACGCTGGGCATCAATGAGCCGCCTTCTCAGCCGATCTCGTACATGTAGATACTAACTGCAATTGGACCGCAGCTGAGGCCTCATACAGGACAGAGGCAAGTAGAGAGCAAAACATGAggaattatttaagcttttgcAATTGATGAATGGCTTCTATTGCTTACTATATAACAATGTTTAATAATGCGTAGGAAGCTCTTGTATGATGCTAGGATTTCAGCGTCATATGATGTAAGCACACGTATTTTGACTTGGGGGTACttttggttctttttttttctttcttgctccGTCGTGATAGGCGACGACTGGCGACATGCATCAATGCCGCCAGTGCTAACCTCAGGGCAAAGGATTGGGCCAATAGTCGCAATTGTACAATTACTCTAacggaaccagctgcttaCAAGGGATGTAACTGTTACAAGGGACCAGGTTGTAACACCTTCCCTGATGCCATTGCGGATACTTCTTTGCCTGTTGATACGTATCTGTCAGTACGTATCACAACGCATCTCCCAACTGTTTGGAGTTTTATGAGCAGCTGTGTAACTGGTCACCGCACACAGTAGAAACTGGTACACTCAGTTACGTGCACAATCTGTGTTTAAAGACGAAGACGTCATACTTAATTGTAATGTCTCTAATCTCATTTATTACattatattaagctatttaatatctaaagtataagtaatattattcaTCTTTCGTCAATTTAATAAGAAGCTTATTcttactatttattttttttatttcttttatataatagttgtAGTGCTTAATTATTAGATATTTATACAAACTTCTGTCTACACCAAGGCTGGTGCGCAAGTCACGTGTCTCCATTTACACAGGCTGGGGGTGATGACTCAGCCCCCAGACCCGATCTCGGCCGCTGATAGCCACTAAACGAGACACCTCCAAAAATAATCCTCGCACCCACGTCAAGGATTGTTTTGGGTAACCCAGCTGGACAACATCGTACAGCACGTCCTTCAAGCCTCTTTGTTTGACATCCCTAGCTGCCAATTGGGCTCAATAGTTATTAGAATTATGCTATCTGCTACTGCTTCGGCCATGCGCTTCGGCGCTCGCCGCATTAGCCCCCGAGTCGTCTCGACTCTTATCGCGCCCAAGCCCAAGGTCTCCCTCGGCCAAAGCATCAACTTCGCGCAAGCTCGTTGTCTTTCCTCTACCAACCAGCTGTCTTACGCTGTCAACACAAACCCAAACCCTCCCCTAGGCATCAAGAATGCCTCTAATACCACCCCCTCTCGAATTGGCCTCATTGGAGCCCGCGGCTACACAGGCCAAGCCTTGATCGATCTTCTTAACGAACACCCCATGATGGACCTTCGATATGTATCTTCTCGTGAACTCAAGGGTCAAGAGCTCAAGGGCTATACCAAGCGCAAGATCATCTATGAGAGCTTATCCCCCGAGGAGGTCGCTCAGCTGGATAAGGATGGCAAGGTCGACTGCTGGGTTATGGCTCTTCCCAATGGTGTCTGCCAGCCCTTCGTGGATGCTCTCGGCCAGTCTTCCAGCTTGATTATCGACCTCTCCGCCGACTACAGGTTTGAAGAGAATGGACCTTGGAGTTACGGACTTTGCGAATTAAAGCCAAGAAGCAAACTTGCTCAGTCAAATCGTATCAGCTGCCCTGGGTGTTACTCTACTGGCTCACAGCTTGCCTTGGCGCCCATCTTGGAGCATCTTGGAGGAAGCCCTCAGGTTTTCGGCGGTGCGACTCCATATTGACAATGACGAAGCTAGGAAGCTAACTGGAAACAGTTTCTGGATACAGCGGCGCAGGCACAAAGCCTTCTCCTAAGAACGACGTCAACAATCTCAAGGACAACCTTCTTCCCTGTAAGAGCCTAGCAAGAACTCTGCTTCCAGGAAGGAGGAAGCTAACATGGACCAGACTCGTTGACAGGACATATTCACGAAAGAGAAATCAGCCACCATCTTGGTGCACCCACAGCATTTATGCCCCATGTGTACGTGCCATATCTCCCCCACCCTGCGTATTGTAAGACTAACAATGGTCTAGCGCCTCCTGGTTCCGCGGTATTCACCTGACCGTCAGCATCCCACTGAACAAGGAGATGACTTCTCGGGAGATCCGTCAGATCTACCAGGAGCGATATGCTGGCGAGAAGCTGGTTAAGGTCGTTGGCGAAGCCCCGTATGTGTTTCCTATTAGAGTGACAGATTGTTTCCTGTACTAATGGCTATGAAGGGTTGTCAAGGCAATCCAGGATAAGCACCATGTTGAGATTGGCGGATTTGCTGTTGACAGCACAGGCAAGCGTGTGGTTGTCTGCGCCACGATTGACAACCTTAACAAGGGCGCTGCAACACAATGCTTGCGTAAGTCTTGAACAGCGACGACGAACAACTGCAGATTTGTTTTGGCTAACTGTTGTAATCAGAAAACATGAACCTCGCCCTCGGATATGACGAATACCAGGGAATCCCCATCTAATAACTAACACGAATAAAGTGTATTAGTCCCTGGGCAACACTCGACCTCCATCGTCTTAAAGAAGGGCGGACACCTGTTTTATATTAGAAATCAGGGACGCgcgaattttcttttcttggttGACACGTCGGGGACGCGCCTTTGAATTGGCTTACACGCAACACACACATCCACGGAAACCACTATTGACACCACGGAGCAAGAGCATGTCACGGAATCATTTAATCCAGCCGGCACGACCCTGTCTTCTCTAGAACAAGGGCTCTGCCGCAGCTAGGGGCCATTTTGCGTAGCGAACGCGTGTTGTCTTTTCTATCTTGTAAAGAGAATGGGATTCTCTTTATATCCTATGCAACCGAGCCCAGCCCAATACAACTATTTATCCTAGCTTCCTTCCTGAATCGGAAGGTAGACTGCGAAGccttgttatatatatataagctaataGTAGCtacctttatataatttataatggGTGTTAAGTAATTGTAACAGATAGAAAGGGCGCCATCTCCCTTTACAGCAGCTTATAAGGGATTCTCCCTTGCCTATTACAGTGATAAAGCATGTTAAGCTAAGCTAAATTGTGCTTGGGATGTCTTTGAGTGTTTGTTTCTGGGTTGACTTTACAGGTGAGTTCTCTTGATCATGACAAATTAACTTAATTCAAGTCCTGATCTCATACAAAACGAAGCTTACGCATATCCATTTGAAGTCTCTTCATATGGGTACTCTGTAGCATCTCATATAGTAATTGACCTCTACGCTAGAGTGAATTGAGAAGAAAGTTTTTTGTATATTATTGTTACATATTATAAcagtttaatatttaatgTTATCTGTTCATCATTTTGCATTTTGTTAATCAAGGAGCTCATTTTTCTGTATCGAATATCTAGACGCCCTATATACACTCACCTTTGGCAAAATCGGTGCGCTTAACAATCTCTTCTATACTATCTAATTTCACTTCCATCTTTCTAAACCTTTGTTTTGCGGTGAAACATCAGATCCAGGTATAACTCGTAAaacttctccttttcctttctttgtcAATCTCTCTCCTGCTTCATTAGTCGCCACATTTATTACCCCCCCACTCCCCTTTTTAAGATCAAACGCCTCTCTTTACTATGGAAATTTATAATGTGTTCAAATGCAATCATCTCTTTAGCCTTTCATTTCGAcagtaaaaattaatttagttgTCTGTAACGAGTATTACTTACTACATGAATTGGCGAAGAGCCACTATTCCAGTACTCCCAAAGCTTTATATACAGCCGTCACGTactctccatctctcccaTGTGCCATTATTTTATGTGACATCTGATTCATAGCATATGTAATTGTGAGTTTCCTGTCGACGTCAAAGACGAATATCGATCCACCCCAGCCTCCCCAAAAGCCAACTCTCCCAGTTGGCATAAAGCTTGCAGCACCTCGACCTCCGAGCCCATACCCAATGCCAAAGCTCACAGGTTGTCCCATTACTAAATCTATGCCGTCCGATTGCTTTTGGAAGATGAGGTCAATCGTCTTTTGAGACAGTAGCTGCACCCCGTCAACTCCACCACCGAGCGCTAGGACAGAGTAGATCCGATTCAATGCGCGAGCATTTGCAAATCCATTGAAAGAACCGAGGTCTGCCTTTCGGATTTTTTCAGTATTGATGAAATTTGGACTGAAGACAGGATTGGTGAGcgtcttaaataaaattgacCCTGGTTCGGGCATAGCCTGAGTTGTCGGTTTGTCTTTATGCGCAATGGCGTTGCTCGTGCGAGGAATATCTTTGTCCGAGAGGCCAATCTGGAAATCAGCGTTCAACGGACCTGCAATCTCCTCGGCGACGAACTGTTTTAACGTCTTGCCTGTAACGCGTCGCAAGACTTCGGCTATCAACACTGCAAAAGTGACTGCGTGATATCCTGAAGCTGTGCCGGGTTCCCACAGAGGACCCTGCGCTGCAAGCTTAGCTGCAAGAGCATCTTGGTTAGGCAAGTCGTCAAAGCTTATCCTGTCCTCCCATGCTGAAAGGCCTGAAGTATGAGACAGGAGATGTCGGATCTCAATATCTTGCTTCCCATTGGCCGCGAATTCAGGCCAGTATTGAGCAACTTTTGCATTGGCATCCACTAAGCCGCGATCGATGAGCATCAAAAGAGCAAGGCTCGTGACTCCCTTCGTGCATGACCAGACTCCGGCAATAGTATCAGACTCCCATGGACGGGTGCATTCTTCGTCAACGTATCCGCCCCAAATATCAACAACATTTTTGCCGTCTATATTCACAGTGATGGAGGCTCCAACGTCAGCTTTGGAATCCAGATTTTTTTGGAAAAGCCTCCGCAACTCTTCGAATTTGGGATCGTAGTTTCCATGGACTTGTGCCATCGTAATTAGAGTGGTGCTACCTAAGTAGAAGACGATTATAGAGGGAATGAGGCCCCAAAGTAAAATTTCAGGTTGTATTAAGATAGCTACTCAAGCTCAGCCGAACAGGAGATGCTGTCCTAGTCCATTCAATATATATTCCAAGAACCCCGCGAAATCCTACTCTGATTTCCAATAACATTGTATTTACAAACCATAGCCCACAGTATTGTATTCGTGGAGGGTAGATTACCCCCGCATATGCTAGTTCTATTGCTGCCCAGGCGGAGAGAGTATTTTCAACGCACCGTAGGGCTACTAGTCACGTACTATACAGAATCGGGTCATATACAACTACCCAAATCTGGGATTTCTAAgcttattaagttaaatccGGGGTAGTTCACCTACCATAGACTTGAGATGACAGAGGCGGAGCAAAATAACACAATAGGCAATTTTCCATAGAGAGTATAGTACCTATTATATGAGGCACGAGACTATGCTATTTATTGAATAGCTCAGATTGAATAACCCACCAGCGTGCCGAGGTCCTCGGCCGGTTAACTAGTCAGCAGGGTGCTTACTAGGCCCCCGCCTGTCTTTTAAACAGGCGggaatataatttatattttataataatatatgtttgtttattataactttcttcctatattataatatacaaTTAATATTACACCCTAACCACTCATccatatattaattaataggcAGTATATACTCTAGGAATAACTATAGACTAATTAACCAATTAAAAGAAGATTATAGTTTCTGGCTAACTCTATTCaattataaaataagccaTTATAAGACTATTGTAA is drawn from Trichoderma asperellum chromosome 4, complete sequence and contains these coding sequences:
- a CDS encoding uncharacterized protein (EggNog:ENOG41~MEROPS:MER0005900), with protein sequence MSGLGDAHTHMTWNGGDINQLGKMNAEEHLLLTEQNAKCYLDSGYTMCFGAAAAKDHLDIAVRDAINAGSIPGPRSLANAREIAKTDGELSPDISFMADKVDDFRRIVKSIADLGADNIKLSMSGEAITEIRSAEDCYYTEEETKIATEEAHKLGKRVCTHARARESVIQSAKYDVDVIFHASYTCDEGMKLLEEKKDHIVVAPAINWLWATLYDAEPFGYSFNAAETMGYKRETEIAIAALREMHRRGIIVLPGGDYGFAWCPHGTYARDLVHFHKLLDMTIHESIIAATAGVGALMGRPHELGKIRPGYYADLILVDGDPIQDIEILQNHDKLNVIMINGRIHKAGSDDFIKN
- a CDS encoding uncharacterized protein (EggNog:ENOG41), with the protein product MIPQASWPPEVSRNAVLSLSIRSQSLVTIAGNYYPNKVLIWRPHCYTALRGFRQLTEILISGGVGVSKYLTQVDLDEGLRHATISRRKSVTKLFLDNGAQMHDCLARVAEQGDAAIVGLLLDYGAETNTLAGKLESALRAALWGGHLDVLKLLLSHGADVNSPFRKIQYNPESWFPWRGQSHIADCLRFLFDNGAGVGMDANSSLTAALYVAIRFGYRKVSQLLLDRGANVNELAGQDDYPLQAAIAQRDPNVELIKYLLNLGADPNAQGRRFGTALQAACNSASLINKKEFAEVIKLLIDQGADVSIQGGEYGTALQAACGNCHVPNYIVQMLLEKGADVNAQGGEYGNALQAACIATFDQARNLEVLQMLLNHGADVHATGGYYGTVLQAACAIQYRDIVRFLINHGVAVNAQGGRYGTALQAACAVGDSWIAQLLLDNGADVNLEGGYHGTAFQAACAGGHTQVVRLLLKHGADIHARNNGAWHAATQSESAGDGLVRLLLELGVDVNDPHGSYGSALHASLRLFWNSSEFYWDEDTSSITDLFDATDEDSSDWNDAGGMHRSVDWASRIRLLLRHGADPNLVIGEYGTPLQMAFTVHSDILYESKIVYFSAPGAELLFETCSNINVNAQGGKYGSALQAAAYSGKTASVSLLLSKGAHVNARSGKYCSALNAAVIAGNWDIVQILLDAGAVPDCHILSEPDEEWLRCVLEDKGDGQESVERYRKFWEVQMASQVDKGKAK
- a CDS encoding uncharacterized protein (EggNog:ENOG41), producing MARRGLKRSLKNLQGKLPGWLRSEDQHSTPDSNSAASQKQKLVKVQSDEAPIKELWNVAYEKLREEDGALIKEYERKLQGNMVAGLGSMSNASIRDRIQTILKYKMDEVNANTWKLKFRSSEVEVRDLVQPILGIVSLTNEYVADAMSLHSSTSFSLGWY
- a CDS encoding uncharacterized protein (EggNog:ENOG41); translation: MKRNDWDQLIDEIRAQETTFATLCVIWRDIQYDNECLASHNRHKEAMSLWFTIGTDVSKLERAVREAQDQKGRIDLLKWLCNIDHTELYNSARHKHIDGTSEWLINRRKIFKEWEKSIALKSFLWLHGKAGSGKSILSSSVIKHLQDQHKRNAASVLAYFYFSFSDSQKQKVDGMLSSLIKQISARRPHIPQAIQSLGEYKHGGGRPDTETLIEALIASMQGFSAVYIIIDALDECPMINDERKKLLNSLHHILKAAPDSLHMFCTSRKEVDIDKAIRPFLSMPWAEEIDLSYQIGVLNNDIAQYIDSILADADYDTWPKSIKEETKSVLMEKADGMFQYIRCQFENLQKLSSADAVRKALQDLPSGLDLTYNRMLQNIDEAFKPPVIASLKWLACSIEPLKIGLLAEIFVLPSTPNDGFEEISPLFSPVDVLKYFPGLIVVQGGNAWETRGERRKDLHV
- a CDS encoding uncharacterized protein (EggNog:ENOG41~MEROPS:MER0005900), which gives rise to MVSWPAFSLDNLKTTSEQAYQGPPRNVDPIQAYKVKPELLPPNYEIQGTDPASKILFVNVNIIESSGREPYIGSVYIQGERIVRVGNIPNEIELKRDPSVTVCDGKGRTIMSGLGDAHTHMTWNGGDINQLGKMNAEEHLLLTEQNAKCYLDSGYTMCFGAAAAKDHLDIAVRDAINAGSIPGPRSLANAREIAKTDGELSPDISFMADKVDDFRRIVKSIADLGADNIKLSMSGEAITEIRSAEDCYYTEEETKIATEEAHKLGKRVCTHARARESVIQSAKYDVDVIFHASYTCDEGMKLLEEKKDHIVVAPAINWLWATLYDAEPFGYSFNAAETMGYKRETEIAIAALREMHRRGIIVLPGGDYGFAWCPHGTYARDLVHFHKLLDMTIHESIIAATAGVGALMGRPHELGKIRPGYYADLILVDGDPIQDIEILQNHDKLNVIMINGRIHKAGSDDFIKN